In the Streptomyces sp. WMMC940 genome, CGACGGGCTGGTGGGTCGGTCCGTCCTCGCCGACGCCGATGGAGTCGTGGGTGAAGATGTGCACGACGGGCAGCTCCATCAGCGCCGACAGCCGGATGGCACCCTTGGCGTAGTCGGAGAAGATGAGGAAGCCGGACCAGTAGGGCCGCAGTTTCGTCAGGGCGATCCCGTTCGAGATGGCGGCGGCCGCGTGCTCGCGGATGCCGAAGTGCAGATTGCGTCCGCCCGGATCGTCGGGTTCCTGGTCCCCCGCGCCGTCGAACGTGAGCCTGGTCTTCGTGGACGGGGCCAGGTCGGCCGAGCCGCCGAGGAGCCAGGGGACGTTCCGCGCCAGGTCGTTCAGCACCCGGCCCGAGGAGTCCCGGGTGGCGAGGCCCTTGGGGTCCGGAGGGAACTCGGGGAGCGCCCGGTCCCAGCCGTCCGGGAGTTCGCGGCGCTGTATGCGCTCCAGTTCGTCGGCCTCGGCGGGCCAGGCGGCACGGTAGTCCTCGAACCGCTTCTCCCACGCGGCGCGCAGTTCGGCGCCGCGGGTGCCGATGCCCTGGGCGAACCGTTCCCGCACCGCGTCGGGAACCCGGAACTCCTCGTCCTCGGGCAGGCCGAGGAAGCGTTTGGCCGCGCGGACCCCGTCGGGGCCGAGCGGTGAGCCGTGGGCCTTCGGGGAGTCCTCGACGGGCGAGCCGTAGCCGATGTGGCTGTGCACCAGCACCAGGGTGGGGCGTTCGGTCTCGGCCCGGAAGTCGTGGAAGGCCCGGGCGACGGCGTCGAGGTCGTTGGCGTCGGCGACGGTGGTCACGTTCCAGCCGTAGGCGAGGAACCGTGCCGCGACGTCCTCGGTGAAGGTGATGCCGGTGTGGCCCTCGATGGTGACCCGGTTCGAGTCGTAGATCCAGCACAGGTTGGACAGCCGCTGGTGGCCGGCGAACGAGGCGGCCTCGGAGGAGATGCCCTCCATCATGCAGCCGTCACCGGCGAGGGCGTACACGTCGAAGTCGAAGAGCGGGAAGTCCTCGCGGTTGTACGCGGCACCGAGCCACCGGCCGGAGAGCGCCATGCCGACGGACGTGGCGACTCCCTGGCCGAGCGGGCCGGTCGTGGTCTCCACCCCGCTCGTCCAGCGGTACTCGGGGTGGCCCGGGCAGCGGGAGTCCAGCTGGCGGAAGGACTTCAGGTCCTCCATCGTGACCGCCGGACGACCCAGCACCTCGTAGTCCGGGTCGACGGCGTGGACCCCGGCCAGGTGCAGCAGGGACCACAGCAATGTCGAGGCGTGGCCCTCGGACAGCACGAAGCGGTCGCGGTTGGGCCAGATCGGGTCCCGGGGGTCGTACCTCAGGAACCGCTGCCAGAGCGTGTACGCGACGGGGGCCATGCCCATCGGTGTACCGGGGTGCCCGGACTCGGCGCGCTGGACGGCGTCCATGCACAGGCCGCGGATGGTGTTCACCGACAGGGTGTCCGGATCGTCGGTCATGAGCGTTCCCCGTTCTCGGCGTGCTCGGCGTGCTCGGCGTTCTCGGCGTGCTCGGCGTTCTCGGCGTTCTCGGCGTGCTGTTCTCTGCTCTCTGCCTGCCTCCTGCGATGGAGGCGGTGGTTTCCGCCTCCTGCGACGGAATCGGGCGGGGCGCGGCGTCCGGCCGGTGCGGGGCCTCGCGCGGCGGACGGACGGGGGATCCGCGGGCCCGGCGGGGTCGGGGTCCTTCTCGCATCGTGTCCACGGCGCCCGCGGGCGGGCCTCACCCGCACCGGGTGAGATGCGGGAGCCGTGGCCGAGGTGCCCGGGGCGGACGGCGCGTCCGGGCGTGGACCGCGCGGGGATGCACGGCGTGCCCGGGGCGGACGGGAACTCCGGACGGATGCCCCTCCCCTGCGCCCGGGTGCCCGGCACGGGCGTCCCCCGTCGGCCGCGCCGGCATGTCAGCCGTGCGGGACCACGGCCACCGGGCAGGCGGCGTGGTGGATGACGGCGTGGGTGATCGAGCCGATGTGCGAACCGGAGTCCGTCCGGCGCCGGCCGACGACGACCAGACGGGCGTCAGCGGCGGCCTCCACGAGCTGTCCGGCGGGCCGTCCGGGAGCCGA is a window encoding:
- the tkt gene encoding transketolase; translation: MTDDPDTLSVNTIRGLCMDAVQRAESGHPGTPMGMAPVAYTLWQRFLRYDPRDPIWPNRDRFVLSEGHASTLLWSLLHLAGVHAVDPDYEVLGRPAVTMEDLKSFRQLDSRCPGHPEYRWTSGVETTTGPLGQGVATSVGMALSGRWLGAAYNREDFPLFDFDVYALAGDGCMMEGISSEAASFAGHQRLSNLCWIYDSNRVTIEGHTGITFTEDVAARFLAYGWNVTTVADANDLDAVARAFHDFRAETERPTLVLVHSHIGYGSPVEDSPKAHGSPLGPDGVRAAKRFLGLPEDEEFRVPDAVRERFAQGIGTRGAELRAAWEKRFEDYRAAWPAEADELERIQRRELPDGWDRALPEFPPDPKGLATRDSSGRVLNDLARNVPWLLGGSADLAPSTKTRLTFDGAGDQEPDDPGGRNLHFGIREHAAAAISNGIALTKLRPYWSGFLIFSDYAKGAIRLSALMELPVVHIFTHDSIGVGEDGPTHQPVEQIAGLRAMPGLLVFRPADAGEVTETWRYVAALRHEPAALVLSRQALPTLDRTRLGAASGVARGAYVLADAPSGAPQVILLATGSEVSLALAARDELAAEGIGARVVSMPCWELFDRQPQAYRDEVLPPAVTARVGVEQASTFGWDRYVGDRGALVGMHTFGASAPLKQLLGKFGFTAQRVAETARGLLAAGREAAP